AACTCCAAacacccatgtactttttcctgaAGAATTTGTCCCTGTTGGAtctcttctttatttctgttcCAATCCCAAATTTCTTTATCAATAGCATAACTCACAATAATTCAATTTCTATTCTTGGTTGTGCCCTCCAAGTATTTTTAATGGCTTCGTTTGCATCTGGGGAAGTATTTGTCCTAACAGCAATGTCATATGATCGATATATTGCAATCTGCTCTCCCCTTCACTATGAGGTCATCATGAGCAGTGGTAACTGTGTGCTGATGGTGGGTGTTTCCTGGGCTATTGGGGTACTCTTAGGAGCTTTTTACACAGCTGGCATATTTTCCAAGCCTTTCTGTGGCTCCATAGTGATCCCACAGTTTTTCTGTGATATTCCCTCATTGTTAAGGATTTCCTGCTCTCACAGACTTGTGGTAATTTATGCAAGTTTTGGTATTGGTCTTTGTCTGGGCATGGTTTGTGTCATCTGTATTGTGCTCTCTTACTTTCACATTTTCTCTACTGTGCTGAAGATTCCTACCAATAAAGGTCAGTCCAAAGCATTTGCCACCTGCCTCCCTCACCTCACTGTTTTCAGTATTTTCCTTGCTACTGCTTGCTTTGTCTATCTGAAGTCACCCTCAAATACAGCATCAATTACAGATAGACTATTTTCTGTGCTATATACTGTGTTGCCTCCTGCACTTAATCCTGTGATTTACAGCCTGAGAAATACTGATGTCAAGTGTGCTTTGAGGAATTTGCAACAAAATCTCTGTTCAAGGGGTTCACTTCACTTAACAGTTCAAAGCATCGGTCCATGATATTTGCCTCACATTTTACAAGTAAATTCATAATTATTGACTcacaagaaaaatgtatattctcaTTTTTGACTTGTGAAATTAAAAATACTCAGATTAAGACTAATATGATCAAAGATCAAAAAATTATATCAGACGAACCTATAGAGTTACAATAAAAGTTTCTGTTCTTTATGATAATGCCTTTTTCATTTGGGGAGTATACCTTTCTAAAAGgattgttgattttcttttcatggtAAGATTGAATGAATAGCTGGTGATTTGACAACTTCTTATCTACTTCCTTTACCAACAAAACAACATAGCAATTATTAGCATTTTGTTTAGGTCCTGCCCTACAGTTACCTGCCAATAGCAAGGTTTTCCTGACTCactataaatggggctgctaggccctcctgtctctctttcttgccTTAATGCTCTTGTTTTGTCCTCTTGTCCTGACTCCCATCTCTcccattttcccctccccctctctactTGTGCTCTACTCCTAtgcacgctctctctctctctctctctctctctctctctcaaacacacacacacacacacacacacacacacacacacactttctctcctACCTCTCAAATTCCAATTCCCCTCTCTATATCCTGAATAAacttatattatataataaactgTCAGTCCTCTGGCTGGATCCTCAGGGGGAAGAGACAGATGCCTTAGCATGGGCCTCAGAGAAAGATTGTTCCTCCCACACACCTGACCttacatccaccaaacatattccttctctctatTTGTATAAAGcccaataacaataacaacaaaatttttgagatggaggAAGCATGTGAACAATCAAGGTTAGTTTACATATAATTTCTATGCTAATTTTTCTAATAACTAGAAAGAATAGATGAATAGAAACACACTAGTTATAGATTATATAGGCTCAGTTCTTGAAGTATCAAATTCTTGAGGCAGACAAACCTGGAAGAAGATCATATAAGCCAAATTCTCAATGACAAATAGTGGCCACCCAGGTAGAGACTATTATTAGAGAGAAACTGGAGAGTTGAAAATTTGTGTGTTCCTATTTCTGCACTTTCTCTTGAATAGCAACTTTACGTACACATGAGAGACAACAAATTTACAAGTCTAAGTAATGAGTCTAAATAACCTTACAAATCCTAAagagttttaaaaacacaaagacctTTTGCATATTAccacattaataaaaaaatactgGAGAAAGGAGAGTCTGTGACTATCCAAGGAGCCTGCAAGGAGCTCTCTGACCTGTGAAGCAatctgaccttcacacattgaGCAGTGGACTTGCAGTTATTTTATCACCTGAGCTAAAGTTGCAGAGCTGCATCAGTGGGATGCTGGCCTAATGCTATTGAAATGCACATGATCCCATGATGAATCTCAAATGCTAGACAAAAAGCTAAATCTTTTGAACATTCCCTGCTGGATTTGACTTAATCTTTCTTTGTTCAATCATTATTCTGTTTGTAGAATGGAAAGGTTTGTTGGATGCCACTGAACATATGAAgtacattgttttgtttgtttggggtttttttgatttttttttttgttgttgttttttgcttggttttttaaAGGCCAAACACACTCTTGCTTTTCATTGTAGGAACTTAAAaactatttctttcattttaaattatgtcatTGAGATATTTGAGATGGTGAGTACATAAGACATCAAAAGACAAAACAGTTAATTGGGGCAGAAATGATGGTTAATTCTGGATAACCTAATGTgagtactagaaaaaaaaaactctattctCATTAAGATCCATACCTGCTCTTACAAACTGACTCATCTCTGCATGGAATTGGGGACATTTAGCAATGTGGTTAGTAGAAATTTTAGGACTAGAGATTTTTATAGATGAAGTAATCACATTTGTGTAATGTTATGTTTAAAAGTAATTCATTTCAGGATCAAGTTGAAGAGAATAATATAAGATGGCTATGGTTTGCtctaaatttcatgaattatagaatcaactaagagaaaataatgttttagTATAGATATGCCTTTGAGGGCATTTCTAGAAAAGATTATCCTTGATAGGAAGATGTACCCTGGCTGAGGTTAAAGCTATTGTCTGGTTTTCAACTTgtatagaaataaagaaactcaGTAGAATACTATTAGAGTGTGATAgtttcattttctgctttctgACTATAGGCACACAGTGATCAGCTCTCTCATGAGCCTACAATTACGCTGGCTTTATGGTTTGGACTGTACATACAAAAATGAGCTGGAATTGATTCTTGGTTTCTAGTGTtaacttttttctatgtatttgatACAACTAGAAAaaagtgattaataataaaagtaTTGCAGAAATCATTGTTCAGAGTTCCTAATTTTGAATTttgcaacatttttttaaaactacaatatCTCCAATTGTATACACTATAGAGTTGAGGAAATATATAATTACTCTGTTTCTGGGAAAATATGAATAGGTTCTTTATGACCTATCCCAGTCTATTTACAATTGGCTGAGTTATATGATGTGTAGAAAGAACCAATAATTATAGCATTCTTGAAAAGCATAGACTCTTCATAAGACTATCCAGAAAGATCTCT
This portion of the Apodemus sylvaticus chromosome 1, mApoSyl1.1, whole genome shotgun sequence genome encodes:
- the LOC127686306 gene encoding olfactory receptor 14A2-like: MTLEVHFENNGAILLNMAVEDSIVLNDTRITGFFFMGFSDVPELQTVCGLFFLVMYLAVIMNNLLLITLITLDLKLQTPMYFFLKNLSLLDLFFISVPIPNFFINSITHNNSISILGCALQVFLMASFASGEVFVLTAMSYDRYIAICSPLHYEVIMSSGNCVLMVGVSWAIGVLLGAFYTAGIFSKPFCGSIVIPQFFCDIPSLLRISCSHRLVVIYASFGIGLCLGMVCVICIVLSYFHIFSTVLKIPTNKGQSKAFATCLPHLTVFSIFLATACFVYLKSPSNTASITDRLFSVLYTVLPPALNPVIYSLRNTDVKCALRNLQQNLCSRGSLHLTVQSIGP